The following coding sequences lie in one Enterococcus sp. 9E7_DIV0242 genomic window:
- a CDS encoding GNAT family N-acetyltransferase, which produces MIIRNITASDRNECIEIAQASFKKGVSERIVGYPETSETAVIGLLTSICESGKGYVAEKENEILGFLIEGHIWKEDAVKHVYIPAFGLGIKEGCDRITVLQLLLKKHLDVELSENLKTNYEMKVFENDTELVKALFYEQFGLISLEAIRKNNYVDFSKNPDVICTRLSTNEIKNEQETILSMYHKLIRHLQSSPVFYPGTEFTDESFMAYILTEESRFYVARANGEIIGMLDASKNEDPIFSEVMLYDVGDIYVKPEFRNLGVAQRLLHFAEADSMEAGVEWLHVEHGTANINARLFWDKHFEPILFSMIREIEPIVKEK; this is translated from the coding sequence ATGATTATTCGTAATATAACAGCTTCAGATAGAAATGAATGTATTGAAATAGCTCAAGCTTCTTTTAAAAAAGGAGTGTCAGAAAGAATTGTGGGGTATCCTGAGACAAGCGAAACCGCAGTGATAGGATTACTGACTTCGATTTGCGAAAGCGGGAAAGGATATGTAGCAGAAAAAGAGAATGAAATTCTAGGTTTTTTAATTGAAGGGCACATCTGGAAAGAGGACGCTGTCAAGCATGTATATATCCCTGCGTTTGGTCTAGGTATAAAAGAAGGTTGTGACCGAATAACTGTGTTGCAGCTATTGCTAAAAAAGCATTTGGATGTGGAGCTTTCTGAGAATCTAAAAACAAATTATGAAATGAAGGTTTTTGAAAATGACACTGAATTAGTGAAGGCTCTTTTCTATGAACAGTTTGGTTTAATCAGCCTTGAAGCAATTAGAAAAAACAACTATGTAGATTTTTCTAAGAATCCCGATGTAATTTGTACTAGACTTTCGACAAATGAAATCAAAAACGAACAAGAAACGATCCTCTCCATGTACCATAAGCTAATAAGACATTTGCAAAGCTCGCCTGTTTTTTATCCAGGAACAGAATTTACAGATGAGAGCTTTATGGCATATATTTTGACAGAAGAAAGCCGATTTTATGTTGCACGAGCAAATGGTGAAATCATTGGAATGCTTGATGCTTCGAAGAATGAAGACCCTATTTTCTCTGAGGTGATGCTATACGATGTTGGAGATATCTACGTGAAACCTGAATTTCGTAATTTGGGTGTTGCTCAAAGGCTGCTGCATTTTGCAGAAGCAGATAGTATGGAGGCTGGTGTAGAGTGGCTTCATGTTGAGCATGGCACAGCAAATATAAATGCTCGCCTATTCTGGGATAAGCATTTTGAGCCGATCCTTTTTTCTATGATTAGAGAGATTGAGCCAATTGTAAAAGAAAAATGA
- a CDS encoding barstar family protein, producing MEARKKLVFIDVEKITSRVALHVTLKEALAFPDFYGKNWAAFWDAITGLVELPEKIVFKNWQAFVQNLPEEAEYLKRILADFNHKHPEWKTEVIYN from the coding sequence ATGGAAGCTAGAAAAAAACTCGTTTTTATTGATGTTGAAAAAATAACTAGTCGTGTGGCACTTCATGTAACTCTAAAAGAAGCGTTGGCATTTCCCGATTTCTATGGTAAAAATTGGGCTGCCTTTTGGGATGCAATCACAGGACTAGTTGAGCTGCCGGAAAAAATAGTTTTTAAAAATTGGCAAGCGTTTGTACAAAACCTACCTGAGGAAGCAGAGTATCTTAAACGAATTTTGGCGGATTTTAATCACAAGCACCCAGAGTGGAAAACAGAAGTAATATACAATTGA
- a CDS encoding glycoside hydrolase family 1 protein: MTIDFPKSFFWGAASSATQAEGREKNDGKGENIWDYSSKEFNFRFYDGVTTEHTSYFYRDFKEDIQRMKEIGFNSFRTSISWSRLFPDGIGELNQKGVDFYNQMIDELLAQGIEPFINLYHFDMPMKLQEIGGFENREVIQAYAIYAKTCFKLFGDRVKYWFTFNEPMIPAEAGYLHDRHYPYIVDFKRAATVLHHIVLAHCEAVKIYRELKLSGKIGIIMDVLPVYPRSQNPADLQAAEMADLFYTKSINDAILKGQYPVQLKEILQKYDQMPEVTTTDTTLIASTKIDLLGINYYRPRRVMAKECLPNPKGVFSPEWFFDNYEMPNRRMNTSRGIEIYPKGIYDIAKKIQNEYGNIDWFVSENGIGIQGEEQFIKDGMVQDDYRIDFLKEHLTYLNQAMNEGANCLGYHMWTFVDCWSWGNAYKNRYGFYRLDVETGEKTCKKSGKWFKQVTEEHGFE, translated from the coding sequence ATGACAATTGACTTTCCGAAATCCTTCTTCTGGGGAGCTGCCAGTAGTGCCACCCAGGCTGAAGGTCGAGAAAAAAATGATGGCAAAGGAGAAAACATCTGGGACTATTCATCCAAGGAATTCAACTTCCGTTTTTACGATGGCGTAACCACAGAGCATACCTCCTATTTCTATCGAGATTTTAAAGAAGACATTCAACGAATGAAAGAGATCGGCTTCAATTCCTTTCGAACCTCTATTTCCTGGTCCAGATTATTTCCTGACGGAATTGGGGAACTCAATCAAAAAGGCGTCGATTTTTACAATCAAATGATCGATGAACTACTAGCACAGGGAATCGAACCCTTCATTAATCTTTATCATTTTGACATGCCGATGAAGCTGCAGGAAATCGGGGGCTTTGAAAATCGCGAAGTCATTCAAGCCTATGCCATCTATGCAAAAACCTGCTTTAAGCTGTTTGGTGATCGGGTAAAATACTGGTTTACATTCAATGAACCAATGATTCCAGCTGAAGCCGGCTATCTCCATGACCGTCATTACCCTTACATCGTTGACTTCAAAAGAGCCGCAACGGTACTACACCATATTGTTCTCGCTCATTGTGAAGCAGTCAAAATATACCGTGAGTTGAAGCTTTCAGGAAAAATCGGCATCATCATGGATGTGCTCCCTGTCTATCCACGCAGTCAAAACCCTGCGGATTTACAAGCCGCAGAAATGGCGGATCTTTTCTATACGAAAAGTATCAACGACGCCATCCTAAAAGGGCAGTATCCGGTTCAGTTAAAAGAGATCCTCCAGAAATATGACCAGATGCCTGAGGTGACAACGACCGATACTACTCTTATTGCTTCAACAAAAATCGATCTTTTGGGGATCAATTATTACCGTCCACGTAGAGTAATGGCGAAGGAGTGTTTGCCGAATCCGAAAGGGGTCTTCTCACCGGAATGGTTCTTTGACAATTATGAAATGCCGAATCGTAGGATGAACACGTCGAGAGGAATCGAGATTTATCCAAAAGGAATCTACGACATCGCTAAGAAAATTCAAAATGAATATGGCAATATCGACTGGTTCGTTTCTGAAAATGGGATCGGTATTCAAGGGGAAGAGCAGTTTATCAAAGATGGTATGGTACAAGATGACTACCGGATTGATTTTCTTAAAGAGCATTTGACTTATTTGAATCAGGCAATGAATGAAGGCGCTAATTGCTTAGGTTATCATATGTGGACCTTTGTGGATTGTTGGTCTTGGGGCAATGCGTATAAGAACCGCTACGGCTTCTACCGCTTAGATGTCGAAACAGGAGAAAAAACCTGCAAGAAATCTGGAAAATGGTTTAAGCAAGTCACAGAAGAACATGGATTTGAATGA
- a CDS encoding PTS sugar transporter subunit IIC: MNVFDNLATKLLPIANAIGNQRHLQAIRNGLISILPLTIVGSFFTILLNLPIDGYSEMIAPYIQALDVPFRFTVGLMSLYASFTIGAFLGNTYKLDKITSGFLSMLATLLMVVPVNIQEGIDTVGNAVTAGRYIPITPLGSQGLFGAIVAALISVEIYRFTKEKNLEIKMPEGVPPVVGESFAALLPTLIVILLFWIPRHFLNFNLNELLSLAISPLKGFLTGNNLFGGVITQFMICLFWALGIHGHAVLGPVIRPFWDQAIIENAELFQNGVSAFDLPNLFTEQFYQWYAQMGGTGSTLALVVLFLFSRSKYLKQLGRLSILPGIFNINEPVIFGAPIVMNPLLAIPFILVPIVNTILVYIVTILGWMPKMMVKPPFSIPAPLGALITSNWNWVACVMVFVCFAVSLMIYYPFFKAFEKMQVEQESAADTTLD; encoded by the coding sequence ATGAACGTTTTTGATAATCTTGCTACAAAGCTGTTACCAATTGCAAACGCTATTGGTAACCAGAGACATTTGCAAGCAATTCGAAATGGACTGATTTCTATTCTGCCACTAACAATCGTCGGCTCATTTTTCACGATATTGCTGAATCTGCCCATTGATGGCTACTCAGAAATGATTGCCCCCTATATCCAAGCGCTGGATGTCCCCTTCCGTTTTACGGTTGGCTTGATGTCTCTTTATGCTTCATTTACAATTGGTGCATTTTTAGGAAATACCTATAAGCTGGATAAAATCACAAGTGGATTTCTGTCCATGCTTGCCACATTGCTGATGGTGGTTCCAGTGAATATCCAAGAAGGAATCGATACAGTTGGCAATGCAGTTACTGCCGGTCGTTATATCCCAATCACACCACTAGGCTCTCAAGGCCTTTTCGGCGCAATTGTCGCGGCACTTATCTCTGTTGAAATTTATCGTTTCACGAAAGAAAAGAATTTGGAAATCAAGATGCCTGAAGGGGTACCACCCGTTGTCGGTGAATCCTTCGCGGCGCTATTGCCAACATTGATCGTTATTCTATTATTTTGGATTCCCAGACATTTCTTGAATTTCAACTTGAATGAATTACTGAGTTTGGCAATTTCACCGCTAAAAGGCTTTCTTACCGGAAACAATCTGTTTGGCGGCGTCATCACTCAGTTTATGATTTGTCTGTTCTGGGCATTAGGGATTCACGGCCATGCCGTACTTGGTCCAGTGATCCGTCCTTTTTGGGATCAAGCGATCATCGAAAATGCAGAACTGTTTCAAAATGGCGTGAGTGCTTTTGACTTACCTAATCTTTTTACTGAACAATTTTACCAATGGTATGCTCAAATGGGCGGTACTGGATCAACGCTTGCCCTTGTTGTATTATTCCTGTTCTCTCGCTCAAAATACTTGAAGCAATTAGGACGACTCTCTATCCTTCCGGGAATTTTCAACATCAACGAACCAGTGATTTTTGGCGCACCAATCGTTATGAACCCACTCTTGGCTATTCCATTTATTTTGGTTCCTATTGTGAATACCATCCTCGTTTACATTGTAACGATTCTTGGTTGGATGCCAAAAATGATGGTCAAACCACCCTTTTCAATTCCAGCTCCGCTGGGTGCTCTGATTACTTCAAACTGGAACTGGGTTGCCTGTGTCATGGTATTTGTCTGCTTCGCTGTTTCTTTGATGATCTATTACCCTTTCTTCAAAGCATTTGAAAAAATGCAGGTAGAGCAAGAATCAGCAGCAGATACAACACTTGACTAA
- a CDS encoding DUF2247 family protein codes for MKLADFRKRGLKYSWKTIYVGITQFFLTEEAISDYAVELMEKGDDSEIICDLAWQVDSNDLDQVLSDIKNSFFPNLKVEEIKQEERKLRLIHLTDLKEKNLDEKELLEEITKFYDDHDYPEEMASFIPYMPQEFASTNQDMVNRFYDFLRSEKTKLISELKGNCEQIR; via the coding sequence TTGAAATTAGCAGATTTTAGAAAAAGAGGACTAAAGTATAGTTGGAAGACTATTTACGTGGGTATCACTCAATTTTTTCTTACCGAAGAAGCCATTTCAGACTACGCTGTAGAGCTGATGGAAAAGGGGGACGATAGCGAAATAATTTGCGATTTAGCGTGGCAAGTAGATTCTAATGATTTGGATCAGGTATTGTCTGACATAAAAAATAGTTTTTTTCCGAATTTAAAAGTGGAAGAGATAAAGCAAGAAGAGCGAAAACTGCGCTTGATCCATTTAACTGATCTAAAAGAAAAAAATCTAGATGAAAAAGAACTGTTAGAAGAGATTACAAAGTTTTATGATGACCATGATTACCCAGAAGAAATGGCAAGCTTTATCCCATATATGCCACAAGAATTTGCTTCGACAAACCAAGATATGGTAAATAGGTTCTATGATTTTTTGAGATCTGAGAAGACGAAGTTAATCAGCGAGTTAAAAGGAAATTGTGAGCAAATAAGATGA
- a CDS encoding DUF1871 family protein, which translates to MYKKIEKVINEWNPIGLLPHAPEDEYSIEIKRIMKVLEQQPDISEQELDKAINTIFNTAFGISNSQAEKKLIARQIIQSLP; encoded by the coding sequence ATGTACAAAAAAATTGAGAAAGTCATCAATGAGTGGAATCCAATCGGCTTGCTTCCTCATGCACCGGAGGATGAGTATAGTATTGAAATAAAAAGAATCATGAAAGTATTGGAACAGCAGCCTGACATTAGTGAGCAAGAGTTGGACAAAGCAATAAACACTATTTTTAATACTGCATTTGGTATCTCAAACAGTCAAGCGGAGAAGAAGCTTATTGCAAGGCAGATAATACAAAGTTTGCCTTAG
- a CDS encoding endonuclease V, giving the protein MSNIESEFRKEQEKWLSEISLKNTFKLNALRLVAGVDLAYWTEAGKEYGVCCIVVVDYQTKEIIEKVDYHGEIMVPYIPGFLAFRELPLVLKTVEKLQQSPDLYMFDGNGYLHSRHMGIATHASFYLNKPTIGVAKTYFKIEKAIVNMPKDEVGASESIQVGGEEYGLVLRTRKNVKPIYISCGNGIELETAKAITMHFVEKESRLPITTRYADLETHTKRKEYSSIKSL; this is encoded by the coding sequence ATGTCTAATATAGAGAGTGAATTTAGAAAAGAACAAGAAAAGTGGTTGTCAGAAATATCGTTAAAAAATACATTTAAATTAAATGCTCTCCGCTTAGTTGCGGGAGTTGATCTTGCCTATTGGACAGAAGCCGGAAAAGAGTATGGTGTATGTTGCATCGTAGTTGTAGATTATCAGACGAAAGAAATTATTGAAAAAGTCGATTATCATGGAGAAATAATGGTCCCATATATTCCTGGATTTTTAGCATTTAGAGAGCTGCCGTTGGTTTTAAAAACAGTTGAAAAGCTTCAACAATCACCAGACCTATATATGTTTGATGGAAATGGGTATCTGCATTCTCGACATATGGGCATAGCAACGCACGCATCTTTTTATTTAAATAAGCCAACGATCGGAGTAGCTAAGACATACTTTAAAATTGAAAAGGCAATAGTTAATATGCCGAAGGATGAGGTTGGTGCATCTGAATCTATCCAAGTTGGTGGAGAAGAATATGGTTTGGTGTTAAGAACCAGAAAAAATGTCAAACCTATCTATATTTCCTGCGGCAATGGAATCGAGTTAGAAACAGCAAAAGCAATCACCATGCATTTTGTCGAGAAAGAAAGTCGGTTACCTATCACCACTCGCTATGCTGATTTGGAAACACATACAAAGAGGAAAGAGTACAGCTCTATAAAATCTCTATAA
- a CDS encoding MurR/RpiR family transcriptional regulator: MLFLDYIPELNPLEYEIYHYIATNLKSVSYMRIRDLAEETHTSTASIQRFCHKFECSGFAEFKVKLQLYADSLHKAQVADVDETQYIHFLERVNEPFLRDKIEKAVDILCDKGLVLFLGSGSSEMIAGYGTLYFTNLSQTALRIEDPSNYPIEWFPDDVLQNTCIIALSVTGETKEIIHYIKRLNTKKCPIISITNSDSSTISRMSDLNIPYTINRETIYKTSDNHDKTIELTSQLPALFLIEKIAKRLRLRKNI, from the coding sequence ATGCTTTTTTTAGATTACATTCCTGAATTGAACCCGTTAGAATACGAGATCTACCATTATATCGCAACAAATCTTAAATCAGTCTCTTATATGCGAATTAGGGATCTTGCCGAGGAAACACACACTAGTACAGCCAGCATTCAGCGCTTTTGCCATAAATTTGAATGTAGTGGATTTGCGGAATTCAAAGTGAAATTACAGCTTTACGCAGATTCGCTTCATAAAGCCCAAGTTGCGGATGTCGATGAGACACAATATATTCATTTTCTTGAGCGAGTGAATGAGCCCTTCTTGAGAGATAAGATAGAAAAAGCTGTAGATATTCTTTGTGACAAAGGGCTGGTGTTGTTTCTTGGCTCCGGTTCGTCAGAAATGATTGCTGGATATGGCACCTTATATTTCACGAATTTATCTCAAACAGCCTTGCGGATTGAGGACCCATCAAACTATCCGATCGAATGGTTTCCGGATGATGTCTTGCAGAATACCTGTATCATTGCGCTATCCGTTACTGGAGAGACAAAGGAAATCATCCATTACATCAAACGATTAAATACAAAAAAATGTCCGATTATTTCGATTACAAATAGTGACAGCTCAACGATTAGTCGCATGTCTGATTTGAATATTCCTTATACGATTAACCGAGAGACGATTTATAAAACAAGTGACAATCATGATAAGACGATCGAGCTGACCTCTCAGCTGCCAGCTCTCTTTCTAATCGAAAAAATTGCCAAGCGCCTGAGACTGCGCAAAAATATCTAG
- a CDS encoding O-acetyl-ADP-ribose deacetylase: MKITVLLGDIAQLSVDALVNAANSSLLGGGGVDGAIHRAAGKKLLEECRTLNGCRTGEAKLTKGYNLPAKHVIHTVGPVWNGGSKGEKELLRDCYFNSLELAEKNGFQSIAFPCISTGRYRFPLDLAAKTAIETVVRYANETSKLEKVIFICNDQLNYTHYSDLLKKINEPSIIVEL; this comes from the coding sequence ATGAAGATAACAGTGCTTTTAGGAGATATTGCTCAATTATCAGTAGATGCACTTGTGAATGCAGCCAATAGTTCCTTATTAGGCGGTGGGGGTGTCGATGGAGCGATTCATCGAGCTGCCGGCAAGAAATTATTAGAAGAATGCAGAACACTGAATGGTTGTCGTACTGGTGAAGCGAAGCTGACAAAGGGCTACAACCTGCCCGCTAAACACGTCATTCATACTGTTGGACCAGTTTGGAATGGTGGAAGTAAGGGGGAAAAAGAGCTGTTACGGGATTGCTATTTTAATAGTTTGGAGTTGGCAGAAAAAAATGGCTTTCAGTCAATTGCTTTTCCATGTATCAGTACAGGGAGGTATCGCTTTCCTTTGGACCTTGCAGCAAAAACGGCAATAGAAACAGTTGTGAGGTACGCCAATGAAACCAGTAAGTTAGAAAAAGTCATTTTTATCTGTAATGATCAATTGAATTATACGCATTATTCGGATTTATTGAAAAAGATCAATGAGCCATCTATAATCGTTGAGCTTTAG